One window from the genome of Acidobacteriota bacterium encodes:
- a CDS encoding J domain-containing protein has translation MRQAFGEADPFSDFFHAFFGGRPEAASSSPRPGRAAKPRRGRDVEQDLDLTLEQACHGVTRRLTLKHDGHARTVDVRIPAGVADGSRVRVAGEGEHGVGSAASGDLFLRVHVQPHKRFERKGRDLHTTIQVAVTTAVLGGEAEVLSLDGHALRLKIPPSTQNGQVFRLKGHGMPAVGKPDDRGDVYATVVIRLPRSLTPEQHALYEKLARLEDSPTTSSADQT, from the coding sequence ATGCGGCAGGCCTTCGGAGAAGCCGATCCGTTCTCGGACTTCTTCCACGCGTTTTTTGGCGGCAGACCCGAGGCCGCGTCCTCGTCGCCGCGACCGGGCCGCGCCGCCAAGCCGCGGCGGGGACGCGACGTCGAACAGGACCTCGACCTGACGCTCGAGCAGGCCTGCCACGGCGTGACGCGCCGGCTCACCCTCAAGCACGACGGTCATGCCCGTACCGTCGATGTGCGCATCCCGGCGGGCGTCGCTGATGGCTCTCGCGTCAGGGTGGCCGGCGAAGGCGAACACGGCGTCGGCTCGGCGGCATCCGGCGACCTGTTCCTGCGCGTCCACGTCCAACCGCACAAGCGGTTCGAACGCAAAGGACGTGATCTCCACACCACGATTCAGGTGGCGGTGACCACGGCCGTGCTTGGGGGCGAAGCCGAAGTCCTCTCCCTCGACGGACACGCGCTCCGGTTGAAGATCCCACCGTCCACCCAGAATGGACAGGTGTTCAGGCTGAAAGGTCACGGCATGCCAGCCGTCGGGAAGCCCGATGACCGCGGTGACGTGTACGCCACGGTCGTCATCCGGCTTCCCCGCTCGCTGACGCCCGAACAGCACGCACTCTACGAGAAACTGGCCCGACTGGAGGACAGCCCGACGACGTCGTCGGCTGATCAGACATAG
- a CDS encoding sigma-54 dependent transcriptional regulator, with amino-acid sequence MPNILIVDDDRDTCQFIAELLSAPGRDLAYESDPRAALERAAREPFDAVISDINLNAAQSGLDILRAAKSANPRCQVVLISGFGTLETAIEAVRAGAFDYISKPFNIAQVKSVVERALAQAASPEERPRDARVAPTGLIGRSAEMLDVYKQIAHAADAAAPVLIVGESGTGKELVAKAIHGHGRRAARPFVAINCGAIAETLLESELFGHMRGSFTGAVADSKGLLEQAHGGTVFLDEVGETSAALQVKLLRALEEGEIRPVGANRVVKIDVRVVAATNVELEQAVAAGRFRQDLYYRLSVVVIRVPPLRDRRADIPLLVDEFLRNSCARAGRERRLSAAALEMFLNYRWPGNVRELENTIERLVLFSPGTVIEVGDLPPTMGGKTPGVEQRLFADLPTLDEVERRYLAHVLDSVKGNRTRAADVMGIDRRTLYRMAERFGIDLKDEPGRQ; translated from the coding sequence ATGCCTAACATCCTCATCGTGGACGATGATCGGGACACGTGCCAGTTCATTGCCGAACTGCTGTCGGCGCCCGGCCGTGATCTGGCCTACGAATCCGACCCGCGCGCGGCACTCGAGCGCGCGGCCCGCGAACCGTTTGACGCGGTGATCTCCGACATCAATCTAAATGCGGCGCAATCGGGACTCGACATCCTGAGGGCGGCCAAGAGCGCTAATCCGCGGTGTCAGGTGGTACTCATCAGCGGATTTGGCACGCTCGAGACCGCGATCGAGGCCGTGCGGGCTGGCGCGTTCGACTACATCAGCAAGCCATTCAACATCGCGCAGGTCAAGTCGGTCGTCGAGCGGGCCCTCGCGCAGGCGGCCTCGCCCGAGGAACGCCCGCGCGACGCGCGTGTAGCTCCCACGGGTCTCATCGGCCGCTCGGCCGAGATGCTCGACGTCTACAAGCAGATTGCGCACGCGGCCGACGCGGCGGCGCCGGTCCTGATCGTTGGCGAGAGCGGAACGGGAAAGGAGCTGGTGGCCAAGGCCATTCACGGGCACGGCCGCCGGGCGGCCCGTCCCTTCGTCGCGATCAACTGCGGTGCCATTGCCGAGACGCTTCTTGAGTCGGAACTGTTTGGTCACATGCGCGGGTCGTTTACCGGCGCCGTCGCCGATTCGAAGGGTCTGCTCGAACAGGCCCACGGCGGCACCGTGTTTCTCGACGAGGTCGGCGAGACGTCGGCCGCGTTACAGGTGAAGCTGCTGCGCGCACTCGAGGAGGGCGAGATCCGGCCGGTCGGCGCCAACCGGGTCGTCAAGATCGATGTCCGCGTCGTCGCCGCCACCAACGTCGAACTCGAACAGGCGGTGGCCGCCGGACGGTTCAGGCAGGACCTGTACTACCGGCTGAGTGTCGTGGTGATCCGGGTTCCGCCGCTCCGCGACCGACGTGCTGACATCCCCCTGCTCGTCGACGAATTCCTGCGCAACTCCTGTGCACGCGCCGGCCGCGAACGGCGGCTCTCGGCCGCAGCGCTCGAGATGTTCCTCAATTACCGGTGGCCGGGAAACGTCCGCGAACTCGAAAACACGATCGAGCGCCTGGTGCTCTTCAGCCCGGGCACCGTCATCGAAGTGGGCGACCTGCCACCGACGATGGGCGGCAAGACGCCGGGGGTCGAGCAGCGGCTGTTCGCGGACCTGCCGACGCTGGACGAAGTCGAACGCCGCTACCTGGCGCACGTCCTCGACAGCGTGAAGGGCAACCGGACACGCGCCGCAGACGTCATGGGCATCGATCGCCGGACGCTCTACCGGATGGCCGAGCGGTTCGGCATTGACCTCAAGGACGAACCCGGACGACAGTAA